The following are from one region of the Fusarium verticillioides 7600 chromosome 1, whole genome shotgun sequence genome:
- a CDS encoding AGC/NDR/NDR protein kinase: protein MDPNNNNNRLYLNFGNGNDRLTASDRAAYPTTPSTFPQPVFPSASGQQPGGLQPQGQQQQQQYAGGYAPQGYFNQNQYAQYGGQQQQQSNDYAQGAGYQPRSNTPGTNDPNTGLAHQFSHQNLGGAARGQGYARGPSPSQRPRTAGSTGQQPGYNSYMNAPPMPTQASAPAEEFQRAPERNPDRYGTNANSNQKKCSQLAADFFKDSVKRARERNQRQSELEQKLQDPSQGAARREQLWSTAGRKEGQYLRFLRTKDKPENYTTVKIIGKGAFGEVKLVQKKGDGKVYAMKSLIKTEMFKKDQLAHVRSERDILAESDSPWVVKLYTTFQDSYFLYMLMEFLPGGDLMTMLIKYEIFSEDITRFYIAEIVLAIEAVHKLGFIHRDIKPDNILLDRGGHVKLTDFGLSTGFHRLHDNNYYQQLLQGRSNRPRDRNSVALDQINLTVSNRSQINDWRRSRRLMAYSTVGTPDYIAPEIFTGHGYTFDCDWWSLGTIMFECLVGWPPFCAEDSHDTYRKIVNWRQTLYFPDDITLGTDAEHLIRSMVCNTENRLGRGGAHEIKGHAFFRGVEFDSLRRIRAPFEPRLTSNIDTTYFPTDEIDQTDNATVLKAQAIQQGHKVEESPEMSLPFIGYTFKRFDNNFR, encoded by the exons ATGGaccccaacaacaacaacaatcgcCTCTATCTCAACTTTGGAAACGGCAACGACCGTTTGACCGCCTCGGACAGGGCAGCATATCCCACTACGCCTTCGACCTTCCCGCAGCCCGTTTtcccttcagcttcaggtCAACAGCCTGGTGGATTGCAACCCCAaggccaacagcaacagcagcaatatGCTGGTGGCTATGCGCCCCAGGGCTACTTTAATCAGAACCAATATGCCCAGTATGGcggccagcaacagcagcagtccAATGACTATGCTCAGGGTGCTGGGTATCAACCACGATCCAATACCCCGGGCACCAACGACCCCAATACAGGCCTCGCTCACCAGTTTTCTCATCAGAACCTCGGAGGTGCTGCTCGAGGGCAAGGTTATGCTCGAGGTCCCTCCCCAAGTCAGCGCCCCAGGACCGCCGGTAGTACAGGACAGCAGCCTGGCTACAACAGCTACATGAACGCCCCTCCTATGCCTACACAGGCCTCTGCCCCCGCAGAAGAATTCCAACGTGCACCCGAGCGAAACCCTGATCGATATGGTACAAATGCCAATAGCAACCAAAAGAAGTGTTCCCAGCTCGCCGCCGACTTTTTTAAGGATAGTGTCAAGCGTGCCCGCGAGCGCAACCAAAG ACAAAGTGAATTGGAGCAGAAGCTCCAGGACCCCTCACAGGGCGCCGCTAGACGTGAGCAGCTCTGGTCCACTGCTGGCAGAAAAGAAGGCCAGTATCTGCGTTTCCTTCGTACCAAGGACAAGCCCGAAAACTATACTACTGTAAAGATTATCGGAAAGGGTGCCTTCGGAGAGGTCAAGCTCGTGcagaagaagggtgatggCAAGGTCTATGCGATGAAGTCTCTGATAAAGACAGAAATGTTTAAGAAGGACCAGCTTGCCCACGTTCGATCAGAGCGAGACATTCTCGCAGAGTCCGACAGTCCATGGGTCGTCAAGCTCTACACTACCTTCCAGGACTCATACTTCCTCTACATGCTAATGGAGTTCTTGCCTGGTGGAGATCTAATGACAATGCTTATCAAGTATGAAATTTTCTCGGAGGATATCACTCGCTTTTATATTGCGGAGATTGTTCTCGCGATTGAAGCTGTCCACAAGTTGGGCTTCATCCACCG TGATATCAAGCCTGACAACATTCTCCTAGATCGTGGAGGACATGTTAAACTCACAGATTTTGGCCTGTCGACGGGCTTCCACAGGCTTCATGATAATAACTATTATCAGCAGCTGTTGCAAGGTCGATCGAACAGGCCTCGCGACCGTAACTCGGTTGCGCTTGACCAAATCAACCTGACAGTCAGCAATCGATCCCAGATCAACGACTGGAGACGATCTCGAAGACTTATGGCGTACTCGACCGTCGGAACTCCTGACTACATTGCTCCTGAGATTTTCACAGGTCACGGCTACACCTTTGACTGTGATTGGTGGTCACTCGGCACGATCATGTTCGAGTGTCTGGTCGGCTGGCCTCCTTTCTGCGCTGAAGACAGCCATGACACATACCGCAAGATTGTCAACTGGAGACAAACTCTGTACTTTCCTGATGATATCACACTGGGTACCGATGCGGAGCATCTTATCCGAAG CATGGTCTGTAACACAGAGAATCGTCTCGGTCGTGGTGGCGCCCACGAAATCAAGGGTCATGCTTTCTTCCGCGGCGTTGAGTTTGATAGTCTTCGCCGTATTCGCGCACCCTTCGAGCCTCGCTTGACCTCCAACATCGACACGACTTATTTCCCTACTGATGAAATTGATCAGACCGATAACGCCACCGTCCTTAAGGCGCAGGCTATCCAGCAAGGTcacaaggttgaggagtcTCCAGAAATGAGCTTGCCATTCATCGGCTATACATTCAAGCGATTTGATAACAACTTCCGATAA
- a CDS encoding AGC/NDR/NDR protein kinase yields the protein MDPNNNNNRLYLNFGNGNDRLTASDRAAYPTTPSTFPQPVFPSASGQQPGGLQPQGQQQQQQYAGGYAPQGYFNQNQYAQYGGQQQQQSNDYAQGAGYQPRSNTPGTNDPNTGLAHQFSHQNLGGAARGQGYARGPSPSQRPRTAGSTGQQPGYNSYMNAPPMPTQASAPAEEFQRAPERNPDRYGTNANSNQKKCSQLAADFFKDSVKRARERNQRQSELEQKLQDPSQGAARREQLWSTAGRKEGQYLRFLRTKDKPENYTTVKIIGKGAFGEVKLVQKKGDGKVYAMKSLIKTEMFKKDQLAHVRSERDILAESDSPWVVKLYTTFQDSYFLYMLMEFLPGGDLMTMLIKYEIFSEDITRFYIAEIVLAIEAVHKLGFIHRDIKPDNILLDRGGHVKLTDFGLSTGFHRLHDNNYYQQLLQGRSNRPRDRNSVALDQINLTVSNRSQINDWRRSRRLMAYSTVGTPDYIAPEIFTGHGYTFDCDWWSLGTIMFECLVGWPPFCAEDSHDTYRKIVNWRQTLYFPDDITLGTDAEHLIRR from the exons ATGGaccccaacaacaacaacaatcgcCTCTATCTCAACTTTGGAAACGGCAACGACCGTTTGACCGCCTCGGACAGGGCAGCATATCCCACTACGCCTTCGACCTTCCCGCAGCCCGTTTtcccttcagcttcaggtCAACAGCCTGGTGGATTGCAACCCCAaggccaacagcaacagcagcaatatGCTGGTGGCTATGCGCCCCAGGGCTACTTTAATCAGAACCAATATGCCCAGTATGGcggccagcaacagcagcagtccAATGACTATGCTCAGGGTGCTGGGTATCAACCACGATCCAATACCCCGGGCACCAACGACCCCAATACAGGCCTCGCTCACCAGTTTTCTCATCAGAACCTCGGAGGTGCTGCTCGAGGGCAAGGTTATGCTCGAGGTCCCTCCCCAAGTCAGCGCCCCAGGACCGCCGGTAGTACAGGACAGCAGCCTGGCTACAACAGCTACATGAACGCCCCTCCTATGCCTACACAGGCCTCTGCCCCCGCAGAAGAATTCCAACGTGCACCCGAGCGAAACCCTGATCGATATGGTACAAATGCCAATAGCAACCAAAAGAAGTGTTCCCAGCTCGCCGCCGACTTTTTTAAGGATAGTGTCAAGCGTGCCCGCGAGCGCAACCAAAG ACAAAGTGAATTGGAGCAGAAGCTCCAGGACCCCTCACAGGGCGCCGCTAGACGTGAGCAGCTCTGGTCCACTGCTGGCAGAAAAGAAGGCCAGTATCTGCGTTTCCTTCGTACCAAGGACAAGCCCGAAAACTATACTACTGTAAAGATTATCGGAAAGGGTGCCTTCGGAGAGGTCAAGCTCGTGcagaagaagggtgatggCAAGGTCTATGCGATGAAGTCTCTGATAAAGACAGAAATGTTTAAGAAGGACCAGCTTGCCCACGTTCGATCAGAGCGAGACATTCTCGCAGAGTCCGACAGTCCATGGGTCGTCAAGCTCTACACTACCTTCCAGGACTCATACTTCCTCTACATGCTAATGGAGTTCTTGCCTGGTGGAGATCTAATGACAATGCTTATCAAGTATGAAATTTTCTCGGAGGATATCACTCGCTTTTATATTGCGGAGATTGTTCTCGCGATTGAAGCTGTCCACAAGTTGGGCTTCATCCACCG TGATATCAAGCCTGACAACATTCTCCTAGATCGTGGAGGACATGTTAAACTCACAGATTTTGGCCTGTCGACGGGCTTCCACAGGCTTCATGATAATAACTATTATCAGCAGCTGTTGCAAGGTCGATCGAACAGGCCTCGCGACCGTAACTCGGTTGCGCTTGACCAAATCAACCTGACAGTCAGCAATCGATCCCAGATCAACGACTGGAGACGATCTCGAAGACTTATGGCGTACTCGACCGTCGGAACTCCTGACTACATTGCTCCTGAGATTTTCACAGGTCACGGCTACACCTTTGACTGTGATTGGTGGTCACTCGGCACGATCATGTTCGAGTGTCTGGTCGGCTGGCCTCCTTTCTGCGCTGAAGACAGCCATGACACATACCGCAAGATTGTCAACTGGAGACAAACTCTGTACTTTCCTGATGATATCACACTGGGTACCGATGCGGAGCATCTTATCCGAAGGTAA
- a CDS encoding glutamate-1-semialdehyde 2,1-aminomutase — MSSELIQQIQAELEAATTRYIDRNPRSRALHDEALKSMPGGNTRTVLHASPFPVVIKSGQGHQITSEDGHAYTDFTGEFTAALYGHSNPVIISAIRDVLDNVGMNVGGNTAQEQIFAREICSRFNLQHVRFCNSGTEANIHALAAARAFTNKRKVVTFSGGYHGAVIGFKGVNPEANNVDLDDWVVARYNDLDSARAAIESEGVAAVLVEGMQGSGGGIPGHPEFLQGIQEIARNAGALFIIDEVMTSRLSGGGISEMRGLKPDLKTFGKYLGGGLAFGAFGGRADIMAAFDPRLPTALSHSGTFNNNTLVTHTGYAGLTKVYTPEVAAQFTRSGDELRDRLNAVTKGTRVLFTGIGTIMGIHFPKDGSRVIERSGEVEELDSLRDLFWLDMMEEGFWIVRRGFMALVLDTPMGEFDRFVSCVEAWVSKRAEMVKI; from the exons ATGTCTTCAGAACTCATCCAGCAAATCCAGGCGGAACTCGAGGCCGCCACGACTCGATACATTGATCGTAATCCTCGATCCAGGGCTCTTCACGACGAGGCTCTCAAATCAATGCCTGGCGGAAACACGAGGACTGTTCTGCACGCCAGTCCATTCCCCGTTGTGATCAAGTCgggccaaggccatcaaaTTACTTCTGAGGATGGACATGC TTATACAGATTTCACCGGCGAGTTCACAGCTGCTCTCTATGGGCATTCCAACCCCGTAATTATCTCGGCTATTCGAGATGTACTTGACAATGTAGGCATGAATGTTGGTGGCAATACAGCTCAGGAGCAGATATTCGCTCGCGAAATCTGCAGTCGCTTCAATCTGCAACATGTACGCTTCTGCAACTCCGGTACTGAAGCCAACATCCACGCTCTAGCAGCTGCCAGGGCTTTCACCAATAAAAGAAAAGTCGTCACTTTCAGTGGGGGCTATCATGGTGCTGTAATAGGATTCAAGGGAGTAAACCCAGAGGCCAACAATGTCGACCTGGATGATTGGGTCGTGGCCAGGTACAACGATCTTGACAGCGCTCGTGCTGCTATCGAGAGTGagggtgttgctgctgtgTTGGTGGAAGGAATGCAAGGCTCTGGAGGTGGCATTCCAGGACACCCTGAATTTCTTCAGGGCATACAAGAGATTGCTAGAAAT GCCGGCGCCTTAttcatcatcgacgaagTCATGACCTCCCGTCTCTCAGGAGGGGGTATCTCCGAGATGAGGGGACTCAAACCAGACCTCAAGACGTTTGGAAAGTATCTTGGTGGAGGCCTGGCTTTTGGTGCTTTCGGCGGTAGAGcagacatcatggctgctttTGATCCACGACTCCCCACTGCTCTCTCGCATTCAGGCACTTTTAACAACAACACTCTGGTGACGCACACTGGCTACGCCGGCCTAACAAAGGTCTACACGCCTGAAGTTGCAGCCCAATTCACAAGATCTGGAGATGAGCTCAGGGACCGACTCAATGCTGTAACAAAGGGCACAAGAGTGCTCTTTACTGGTATCGGCACTATCATGGGGATCCATTTTCCCAAGGACGGTTCTCGTGTGATCGAAAGATCTGGTGAAGTCGAAGAACTCGATTCCTTGAGGGATCTCTTTTGGCTTGATATGATGGAGGAGGGGTTCTGGATCGTTCGAAGAGGATTCATGGCTTTGGTGCTCGACACTCCCATGGGCGAGTTTGATAGATTTGTCAGCTGTGTTGAGGCATGGGTTTCCAAGCGTGCGGAAATGGTTAAAATCTAA